The following are from one region of the Halogeometricum sp. S3BR5-2 genome:
- a CDS encoding ribbon-helix-helix domain-containing protein has product MTEYTTVSIPKDLAERVETTIEGTSFSSTSDLVRFLLRSIVIQHQREGKLTEAQFEDIAEQLADLGYLDR; this is encoded by the coding sequence ATGACGGAGTACACCACGGTGTCGATTCCGAAAGACCTCGCCGAACGCGTCGAAACCACCATCGAAGGCACGAGTTTCTCCAGCACGAGCGACCTCGTCCGGTTCCTCCTGCGGAGCATCGTCATCCAGCACCAGCGGGAGGGCAAACTCACGGAGGCGCAGTTCGAGGACATCGCCGAACAGCTCGCCGATTTGGGGTATCTCGACCGCTGA